The Comamonas sp. 26 DNA window TTCGGCCAGCTGCTCTTCGAGGCGGCGAATAGTGGCTTGCTGAGTGTCCAGACCTTGCTCTTGACCCATGAGCTGGGGAAGCTGGTTGGAAAGTGCGGTCACGCTGGCTTCGGTGCGGGCTTTGCGTGCCTGAAGGTCAGGCATATCGAGCTGGGCCAGCGACTGGCCGGCGGCAACTTGGCCTTGCGGAGTGAGCTTGAGTACTTGCGCGGCCTGCGGGCTGTAGACGACTTGCAGGCGCTCAGCACGGGCGACACCGGGGGCTTTGAGGTCTGCAGACCAGGGGAATGCGGCGAGGGCGACGATGATGCCCACAAAGCTCCAGATCATGAAGCGATTGCGCTTTGGGACTTCTGACCAGCGTTTTTTCCAGACCATGAGTTCAGTCCAAACAGGTTTTGCGACAAACCACCACAGCTCTACGGCCAGCAGAAAAATGCCAAGTGCCTTGAAGAAGAAGTAGTAGACGGCGAAGGCGATACCGAGGAAGACGGTGAGTCGGTAGAGCCAGGTGATATAGGCGAAGAGGCGCAGTTTCCAGAGCACTTCCGGGCGAAATGATTCTGGATCGGGTTCGTTCAATCCCAGCAGCTTGCGCCGCATAAAGGCTTTGGCGATAGCCCCTGCACGTTCGTGCAGGTTGGGGAAATTGATGATGTCTGACAGGATGAAATAGCCGTCAAAGCGCATGAAGGGGCTGGCGTTCAGGGCGAGTGACAGGATCCAGCCGGTGGTTGCCATGTAGAGCATGGACTGGCGAAGAATGCCGTCGTCCAGCAGCGCCCAGGCGAGTGTTGCAAGTCCTGCCAGTGCCAGCTCGGTGCAGACCCCGGCGATGGAGATAGCGAGCCGGTGCTTGTGGTTGCGCAGTCGCCAGGATTCGCTGGTGTCGGTGTAGAGCATGGGCCATAGCACGACCATGGCAAATCCCATGTGTGCGACGCGTACGCCGAGCCGGGTGGCAACCAGTGCGTGCCCCAATTCGTGCAAAGTCTTAGAGACGACCAGCGCCAGTGCAAAGCCGGCCAGGCCCGAGGGCGAGAGCATGTCCATGAAGCTGTTGACAAAGGTATCCCATTGCCGGGTCACCAGAATCAGACCCAAGGCCGTTGCACCCAGCACCAGCCAGAGCGCTGTGCGGGTGAACAAAGGGTCCAGCCAGGGCATCATGGCCTGCAAAAAACGCTGTGGACGAATGACAGGTACACGGACGAAGAGGTAGGTGTGTAGCCACCATTTACCGCTTTTCCATTTGGCCTCGCCGCTTTTCTTTTGCAGTTGCTCCACTTTTTGCGGCGTGGCGCGCAGCAGGCTGTGCTGGTCTAGGAACTTGGCAAACTCGGCGATTTGCTCTTCATCCACCTCCAGCGTGGTGCTTGTGTTGATGTCTTGCGCCATCTTGGCTGGTGGCAGGTGCCAGCGCAGCAGGCATTCATACTCCAGCCAGCCTATGCGATAGAAGCGGTTGGTGATGGGGTCTTGAATGGCCCAGGCGGGAGCGCCATCTGGGAAGGGTGCGCTCTGATGCAACTTCAGATCTTCGCGCAATGGTGGTGCCGGAGGCGCGGCTTTGGGCTCTTTGGCTTGATCGGCTTTGCCTGCCAGCCCCAGCGCGGCCAGCGCATCCGATGGGAGCTTGCTGGAGGGCAAACCGCCATGTTTGGCGGCCTGACTCTCTATATCCGCAGGCGCAATGGGTTGCGACATCAGAGACCGCTCCACTCACGGGCAGTCGCTAGTGGACGGCGCAGCAGGTAGTAGCTCAATACAACCCAGCCGCCAGAGATCTTTGCCGTACCGTGAAGGCCGATGCGGGTGTCATCCAGTGACTGACCTTCGTCCAGCGTGGCGCGCAAGCGGTAGCTGGAGACGTTGTCTGGCGAGAGACTGGCCTGATAACTGGTCTCTGTGACCGTTGCGCTCAAAGGCGACAACGGTTTGACTGTCAGAAACAGTTTGACGGCCGCTTTTTCATCCAGCACCAATGCATCCGCAACGGGCAGATAGATCAGCACGCCGGCTGATTTTGGGTTGGCCACTTGCATGATGCGCTCGCCCGTCACGACGGGGCGGCCCAGCCAGTCATCGGCAGAGCCAAAAACGGCAATCCCATCATGCGGTGCGCGTACTTCAATCCGGGTCAGCTGGGATTGCACTGCAGCCAGCTCGGCCCGCTTTTCCTGGGCGCGGCCTTGCAGCTGGGTCAGCTCGCCTTTGCTCTGAAAATTATCGAAAGCTTTTATTCAATCGGTTGACTTGCTTATGTAAGAAAAAGCGCACATTTTTTGAGGCTTTATTCCGTAGTAAAGGCTTACATAAAGCGAAAAATTCCTATTGTTTAAGATAGAAATTTATGCTTGTTTTTTATAAATTGAATTTTAATGGTGTGGTTTTAATTTGGTGCAATTTGAGGCTCTGTTGACCTTTGGTTGCAATTTGGTGGCTTTATAGCAACGATTGAGTTTCAAAATGATCGGCGTGACCAAAAGGTCATCGGTTGACAAAGCAAAAAAGAACGCCCCGAAGGGCGTTCTTTTGTATGTTCAGGCCAGAAGCCTGAGAGATTCGACTTGATCAGTTGCGCAGTGCGATGGCTTGAGCCGCAGCCAGAGCCGTCATGTTGACTACGCGGCGCACGGTGGATGAGGGGGTCAGCACGTGAGCCGATGCGGCGCAGCCCATCAGGATAGGGCCGATAGTGGTGCCGTGGGCGCCGGTGGTCTTGAGCACGTTGAACAGGATGTTCGCTGCGTCAAGGTTAGGGCAGATCAGCACGTTGGCTGCGCCAGTCAGTGTGGAGTCCAGCAGCGAGTGGCTGCGAACTTCAGCGGACAGGGCTGCATCGCCGTGCATTTCGCCATCGCACTCAATGTGCGGGTTGGCGGCTGCGAACAGGTCACGTGCGGCGCGCATCTTGCGGGCGGAGCCGCGAGTGGACGAGCCGTAGTTGCTGTGCGACAGGAAAGCGACCTTGGGAGGCAGACCAAAGCGGGCGACTTCGTCGGCAGCCATCTTGGCGATTTCTGCCAGCTCTTCGGCGCTGGGGGTTTCGTTGATGTAGGTATCAGCAACAAACAGCGTGCCGGATTCGAGCATGACGGCGTTCACTGTGGCGAACTCGTTGGCACCCTTCTTCAGGCCCAGCACATCTTCCAGGTGCGTCAGGTGGCTGTCGAAGCGACCGACCAGACCGCACAGCATGGCATCG harbors:
- a CDS encoding site-2 protease family protein, which gives rise to MSQPIAPADIESQAAKHGGLPSSKLPSDALAALGLAGKADQAKEPKAAPPAPPLREDLKLHQSAPFPDGAPAWAIQDPITNRFYRIGWLEYECLLRWHLPPAKMAQDINTSTTLEVDEEQIAEFAKFLDQHSLLRATPQKVEQLQKKSGEAKWKSGKWWLHTYLFVRVPVIRPQRFLQAMMPWLDPLFTRTALWLVLGATALGLILVTRQWDTFVNSFMDMLSPSGLAGFALALVVSKTLHELGHALVATRLGVRVAHMGFAMVVLWPMLYTDTSESWRLRNHKHRLAISIAGVCTELALAGLATLAWALLDDGILRQSMLYMATTGWILSLALNASPFMRFDGYFILSDIINFPNLHERAGAIAKAFMRRKLLGLNEPDPESFRPEVLWKLRLFAYITWLYRLTVFLGIAFAVYYFFFKALGIFLLAVELWWFVAKPVWTELMVWKKRWSEVPKRNRFMIWSFVGIIVALAAFPWSADLKAPGVARAERLQVVYSPQAAQVLKLTPQGQVAAGQSLAQLDMPDLQARKARTEASVTALSNQLPQLMGQEQGLDTQQATIRRLEEQLAETRAIDEEAAQLQLKAEFTGDWRDVDPHLRAGSWVSTKIPLGVLVDPQSWVVDAYVDQQQVHRIPPGAKAQFWPQRWGTPIDATVLDVDSARSQQLPYTTLDARHGGTISAQPHEKEVRPVQPLYRVRLKLKAFPPQMRELRGTAHISAERSSWLWHVMQNGLAVVIRESGF
- a CDS encoding HlyD family secretion protein, translating into MQSQLTRIEVRAPHDGIAVFGSADDWLGRPVVTGERIMQVANPKSAGVLIYLPVADALVLDEKAAVKLFLTVKPLSPLSATVTETSYQASLSPDNVSSYRLRATLDEGQSLDDTRIGLHGTAKISGGWVVLSYYLLRRPLATAREWSGL